The genome window CTTTGGGAATTTTCTAAAGCTAACTCGGCTAAGCGAGTGCCGATGGGTAATACGGCTTCTAGGTTGGGTAGGGGTCGAGGAATGACTACGGCAGACACCAGTTCCCCAAACTTCTCAGCAGTTTCCGCCCCCATCTCCACCGCCAGGCGGACATCTGCAATTCTGCCCCGGACCACCGCAGTGCAAAAGCCACTGCCTGTTTTTTCGTAGCCAATTAAAGTCACACCCGCCGACTTGAGCATCATATCGGCAGTGCCAATGATGGCGGGAAAACTCTGGGTACAGACGAGACCGAGAGCGCTTTCCTTGAGGCTTTGGATGCGACGGAGCCGTTCAGAGGCAGGAGGAATGTTCGGAGGTGTCATCATCTAAACCTTAATCAGAACCTATAGAAGCGGAGTATTCGGGTCATGATTCTTCCTTAAATTGTAGAAGTCGTTAGCCGAATTCTCCGCCCTCCTTAGGCATCATTCGCTAAATCATCATTAATTGGTTGATTGAGCGCTTGTCGATGGGGTAAGAGCGTTCCCAACAACCGATTGATATAAGCCTGCCCATACACTTGAGTCGGTGGCGGCTCCGGAGATTTTGTTGCTAGGGCGGATTGATCTGGGGTCGGCTTCGAGGCTGCCTCTGGTGTTGCAGTGGTCTCGCTCGGTGCCGATGTCGTAGTTGCAGCAGTAACAGGCTCAGATTTGGCAGATGCAGGTTCAGGAGGTGTTTGCGCACTCACTCCTGAACCATTCTCCACAGCTACTTGACGGCTTGAATCTCCATACAAAGAGCCAGAGGGTAACAACTGTCCTGCCTCAATCGCACAATTGAAGAGGGTAGCAGAGGAACCGATGCAGGCGTTCGCGCCAATGGTCACTTCACCGATGACTAGAACACCTGCACCCAAGTTCACGCCTTCTTGCAGCTCCAAAGTTCCTTTGTAAGCATGCAGGACGCTGCCCATGCCGATACATACTCCCGCATTAATGATGATCCGGCTGTTAGATTCTGCTTGAATCAGCACTCCCGGTGCGATCGCAACGCTTGGATGAATTGTCACGTCACCCCGTACATAGATTTCAGGATTTGCAGGGGGGTGAAGTGGTGGCAAAGACATGAGCGTGGGCACCTCTAGGGTCAAACAAGAATCGGCTGTATTAGGTGACCTTGGCAGATCAGAACCTCCACCGGAATTTACATCATCAACGCTGAGCGACTGCGGTAGGCTGCTGAATCAAGAGTTCCAACACCCGCCGCTTAGCTTTGGGGTCTACGCCAATTAAGCGGACATACTCCCCTTCATGCTCACCCGCGATCGCCCTGAGCGAAGCGAGCACTTCAGATTCGTTATTGCTTTGGATGGAGGGGCCACTCTTCCAAGAACTGGTGCGATAACGGCGCTCATCTGCGTACTCGGTACCGATGCGGCAACCTTGATTTAACAGTTGGCGAACCTGTTGTTGCACTTCCGCAGGCAAACCACTGCTGGAACCAGAGCTGGTTGCAGCGCTTCTATGGCCGTTGCTTGCAGAACTGCTGTAGCTGCTAGCACCATTGCTGCTGTGACTGCTGGCTTGACCACTAGGCTGACTATTCCGGCTGCTATCGCCAGGACGTTGAATCACTTGTTCAACGACGCGACGCTTGGCTTGGGGGTCTACGCCGATTAAGCGGACATACTCGCCTGTATGTTCTGCCAAGAAGGCTTCCAAAGCTGCGATCGCCTGAGATTCGCTGCTGGCTTGAATCGAAGGACCGCTCTTCCAGGAGTTAGTGCGGTAGTGGCGCTCATTAGCGTACTCGGTGCCAATGCGACAGCCTTGATTTAGCAGTTGTCGAACTTGATCGCGTAGGTCTCCACTCACAGTGGAGCTAGCACTTGATGCTGAGCTAGAGGCACTGGAGGTAGCGACACTGCGGGTGGTGCTATGGGTCTGAGCACCAGACTCCTCGCCAGGGCGTTGAATAATGATTTCGCCTACCCGTTGTCTGCCTTTGGGGTTAATGCCGAACAGTCGCACATATTCCCCCTGATGCTCGTTGAGGCAAGCTTCTAGATCAGCAAATACCTGACCTTCATGGGTGGATTGAATCGGAGAACAGCTCGTCCAAGAGTTCATCCGGAACCGACGTGCATCCACATGCTCCGTACCAATTTGATAGCCTTGGTTGATCAAGCTACGAATTTGCTGTTGGACATCAGCAGGGAGCTTGCTACCGCTAGCGCTAGCGGTGTAGCTGGATTGGTAAGTGCTGTGGTTGGCGTTGTTGCTACTACGGCTGGTGGCGCTGCTAGAGGCAGTTACTTGCGGATCACCAGGACGCTGAATAATTAATTCAGAAACCCGCTGCTTACCCTTGGTGTCGATGCCGAACAGACGGACGTATTCCCCCTGATGCTCGGCTAGGCAAGCTTGTAGTGCCGCGATCGCTTGAGATTCGCTATTCGCCTGAATGGGAGTGCAGCTTTGCCAGGAATTGGTACGGAAGCGACGCTGATCCACGTGCTCAGCTCCAATTCGGTAACCCCCAGCCATAAGTTGGCGCACTTGTTGCAGTACTTCTGAACTTAGTTGCATAGTTGACTCTTGATGGTTGCGATTGCCAGAACCCTGATCTACCTTAGGGGTATCAAGCCCAGAGGTATGAGGCTCCGTTGATTTATTACGAATGGGTATGGTACAAGCAATATCTTCAGCAGAGAGATAACCAGAACGCAGTGCACCGTTGATGCCCACCACGTGCCTCGCAAACTCAATATCCGAAGGTTCTACATCGGGGAGGCGATCGGCCTGATGCTGACTAGTAACGACTGCACCGGAGGGCACATACCGACCCGGCGGAATTTCCACATCCTGGATCAAAGCATGCATCATCACAATGCAGCCTTTGCCGATCCGAGCGTTAAACACTGTGGAGCGGAAACCAATAAAGCAGTCATCTCCAACATAGGCTGGCCCGTGAATCAAAGCCTTGTGCATAATCGAAGCATTGCTGCCGATCCAGACAGAGTATTGATTCTGGTCATCCCCAAGCACTCGGCCCTTGTCTAGACCATGAATTACCACTCCGTCTTGAATAGTGGTACCCGAACTGATGTAGAACGGACTGCCCTCATTCGCTCGGATATGGGTTCCAGCAGCAACAAGGACATTGGCACCAATATGAACATCTCCAGTAATGTTGGAGACAGAGTGGACGTAAGCCGTCTCATGAATCTGCGGTTGGGCCAAGCTTTTGGACCACGGAGTGGGAGGGGCCGCAGGACTGCGGACTACCATAACTGATATCTCCTAACTGAAATAGCCATGCTGGCTTTCAGCAGTAATGGTTGATTAGGGCAGGTGTAGACCCGCCCCGACGAGAACTGCTGGCTCAGACTTGCAAGAACAGCCAACAATTCATGACCCAGTTGGCTGCTAAGCAACTGTTAGTGGGCGACTAACGATAGACCTCGTTCTTGCTATAAAGCCGGGAATTGTCAACCGTAACCGTGTCAATAATTGCCACTACAAGCGCATCAATCGGGCGCTTTTCTTGGCTAGAAGGCTGACGAGCTGCGCTTCCTCGGCTGATCAGTACCCATTCATCCAACCCTGCCCCGACACAATCTGCTGCTACCTCATACTCTGGTAAAAGGTTGCCATTTTCATCGATCAGCTGCAACAAGAGGAATTTACTACCCTGTAGACTGGGGTCTTTCTGTGTACTGACAACCGTGCCGCGAACTTTAGCAATTAGCATTCAAGCCTAGGGTCTGGTGTAGGGGAGAGAGCGAGGACCATTTACGCTCTCGCGGAACTGTTCCACTGCCTCAGTGTAACGGATAGGTAACACGTACTCCAGGTTTTCGTGAGGGCGAGCAATCTGGTGGGTAGACAACACTTGCCCCCCATTCACCCGCTTCACAGATTCAATCCCTGCTGCGATAGATGCTTGGACTTCAGAAATGTCGCCGCGCACAATGACGGTGACACGACCACTACCAATTTTCTCGTAACCAACTAGGGTGACGCGAGCGGCCTTGACCATTGCGTCTGCGGCTTCCACAATCGCTGGGAAGCCTAAGGTCTCGATCATACCCACTGCAATTGCCATGAGTTTTGACTCCTTTCTCTCTTTGAGCGCTGGATTAAAAAATACTGAACCAAAGCTTGATAGCCTTGGCCGCCGGAATCAGGTCCGGAACTGTTCCACCGCCTCGGTGTAGCTCATGGGCAACACATATTCTAGGTTTTCGTGGGGACGAGCAATGATGTGGGTCGATAGCACTTCACCACCGTTAACCCGCTTCACAGACTCCACACCAGCCGCTACAGAAGCCTGAACTTCAGACACATCACCCCGCACGATCACGGTGACGCGACCGCTACCGATTTTCTCGTAGCCGACTAAGGTTACGCGAGCGGCTTTAACCATCGCATCTGCGGCTTCTACAACAGCTGGAAAGCCTCTGGTTTCAATCATGCCCACTGCAATTGGCATCGCTTATCTCCCGGATTAGATAAAAATATTGGAATGAACTGAGCTGAAAAATTCACGGAAAGGGTCATTGTTCCAGCGTCAGCGGATCTTTTAACATCCTGTGTTAAAGAATAGAGGACGGTCTATTCATTGGCAATATAAGACAAAATGATATTATCTAATAACGCTTATTATTAAATTTAATTAATTCTGCTTGAAGTGCTAACTCCATTGAATATTAGTTTTCTTTAAAAAATCAATTTAAAGGTCAATTTTGTGCATCTGAAAGTTTTTTAGCAAAAAACTTACTTTCTCAGGCGTTTTTTAGGCTTTTTGATGATGGCAACTATCTCGGCAAGCTGCGCCGCTGGACGTTTGTTAAAGCGCTCAGTAAAGGCTGAAATTGAAATCTGCCCTGGGTTAGAATCTTGAGCTGACATAAATTTAGACCAACGAATTTAGTCGGGTGCTGGAGAGAAATCTAGCAAGAATTATGGATGTCCTTATGAGATGATGGATTAAATAAGGGATTGAGATCTCTGCTGCAATGAACGGGGCGACGTAATAGTCGAATCATCCCTGACCATAGCGGCAGATACGTTTGCGATCGCGTTGCTAAAAGGCCAAGTTATGATTACTTATATAAGTAAAAGTTAGGATTGCCTTTGATGATTTTTTGGCGAATAAACCCTAGATTTATCGGGGTTGAGGCGTTAAGCTGGATATTAATAAAGATTTAATCCACTGATTAATAGGCCACTTTTAACTGAGCTCTCTGGGGTTGGTTCGCTGACTCTGGGGAGTTTCTAAGCAGCACTAGATGGTGAAGTTTCAAGGGCGATTTCAATGAACCAGTTTCTCCTCCAGTCCAGCTGGTGGGTTCCCTTTTATGGGTTACTGGGTGCGCTCATTACCCTGCCGTGGTCAACCGGCATTGTGCGTCGCACCGGTCCCCGACCAGCCGCTTACCTCAATATTTTGATGACGGTTGTTGCCTTGGTCCATGGCACGTTGCTCTTCCGAGGGACTTGGAACCAAGCGCCACAGCAGTACATAGTTCATTGGCTGAGCGTGGCTGATTTAGACTTGTCCTTTGCCCTCGACATCTCTTCGGTTAGCGTCGGGGCGATGGAATTGATCACAATTCTGAGCTTCCTGTCGCAGCTCTTTGCCTTGGGTTACATGGAGAAGGATTGGGCCTTGGCTCGCTTCTTTGCCTTGATGGGATTTTTTGAGGCAGCGATGAGTGGCTTAGCTCTGAGTGACTCACTGTTTCTCAGCTATGGGCTTTTGGAACTCCTGACGCTGTCTACCTATTTGCTAGTAGGTTTTTGGTACGCTCAGCCCTTGGTTGTCACTGCGGCTCGTGATGCTTTTCTAACCAAGCGGGTAGGGGATTTGCTGCTGTTGATGGGGGTAGTGGCTCTCTCCAACATGGCGGGCAGCTTAAATTTTTCCGATTTATATGAATGGGCTGAAACAGCAAATTTATCACCTGTAACGGCAACGTTGCTCGGTTTGTCTTTGATTGCAGGGCCTGCGGGCAAGTGCGCTCAGTTTCCGCTGCACCTTTGGTTAGATGAAGCGATGGAAGGCCCGAACCCCGCTTCGGTGCTACGAAATTCTCTAGTGGTCGGTTGTGGCGCTTATATCTTGATTAAGTTACAACCCATTTTGGGCTTGTCCCCTGTGGTACTAGCCACGTTGGTGGTGTTAGGGGCAGTAACGGCGATTGGGGCTGCTTTAGTAGCGATCGCCCAAATAGATATCAAGCGGGCCTTGTCTCATTCCACCAGTGCTTACTTGGGTTTGGTGTTCATTGCAGTGGGTATGCAGTGGAGCGGGTTTGCCCTTTTGGTGCTGTTTACTCATGGAATTGCCAAAGCCTTGCTATTCATGAGTGGCGGCTCGGTAATCATCACCACCAACAGCCAGGATCTAACAGAGATGGGTGGCTTGTGGTCCCGGATGCCAGCAACCACGATCGCTTTTTTGGTGGGGATTGCGGGTCTAGTGGGCTTATTCCCCCTGGGAGGCTTTTGGGCGCTAGAGCGAGGGGTGGATGTTTTCTGGACGGAGCACCCATGGATCGTAGCAATTTTGTTGATTGCCAATGCCTTGAGTGCCATTAATTTGACGCGGGTATTTCGCCTGGTGTTTTTAGGCGCTGCGCAGCCTAAATCTCGACGAGCTCCAGAAGTACCTTGGCAAATGGCAGTACCGATGGTGAGCTTGACCATCCTGACGCTGCTCGTACCCCTGATGATGCAAAAGCTGTTGTTGTTACCTGACTGGAGTTACTTGAATCTAGGGGCGGTCCTCCTACTAGTTCTTTCAGGTGCGATCGGTTGTGGGATAGGGGCAACGATTGGCTTGACCCGAACTTTGTCCAGACCAATTTTGATTCCATTGAGATTTGTGCAAGACTTGCTGGCTTACGATTTCTACGTCGATCGCTTGTACCGCGTCAGTGTGGTGCTGAGTGTGGATGTACTGTCTCGGCTTACCTCTTGGTTCGATCGCTACGTGGTTGATGGCTTTGTCAACTTTGTGGGTATTGCCTCCATCTTTAGTGGTGAGACGTTGAAGTACAGTGCTTCGGGCCAAAGCCAGTTTTATGCTCTGATTGTTTTTCTGAGCATTACCTTCTTGGGCTTGTTTATGAACAGGTCTCTTGTGAATGGCATCATCAATTTTCTGATGGGTTCATCAGCGTAAGGAGGAGAGATCATGCTCAGTGGCTTAATCTGGATACCTGTTTTGGGAGCAATTTTGGTGGCATTTTGGCCTCAAACTTTGGCTTCCCATCGTTATCGGACCCTGGCTTTGGTGTTTGCCATTATCACCTTAGGTTTGTCGGTGGCATTGGCGAGTCAGTTTATCCAGCTCGAACCAGGACAACAGTTTCAAGAAGCACTACCCTGGTTAGATAACTTAGGACTGACCTATCGCCTGGGAGTCGATGGTTTGTCATTGCCCTTGGTCGTGATGAATTGTCTCCTCACTGGCGTTGCTATTTACAGCACTGATGGAGAAATTCAGCGGCCTCGACTTTACTATGGCTTGCTCCTGTTGCTCAGTGCTGCTGTGACTGGGGCGTTTTTAGCGCAGAATTTGCTGCTGTTCTTCTTGTTCTATGAAGTAGAACTAATTCCGCTGTACCTGCTGATTGCCATTTGGGGTGGAGCTCGTCGGGGTTATGCAGCTACCAAATTCCTGATTTACACCGCCATTTCTGGGGTGTTAGTTCTGGCTTCATACTTCGGCCTAGCTTGGCTGAGCGGCTCTTTCAACTTCGACTACGAAACTGTCATCGCCCATACGCTCCCACTGGGACAGCAGGTGGTGCTGCTAAGCCTGCTTTTGATAGGGTTTGGCATCAAAGTTCCTCTCTTTCCTTTCCATACTTGGTTGCCCGATGCTCACGTAGAAGCTTCTACTCCCATTTCAGTAATGCTGGCGGGTGTATTGCTCAAGCTGGGCACTTATGGCTTGCTGCGGTTTGGGTATGGTTTATTTCCTGACGCTTGGCAGGTGGTTGCACCCTGGTTAGCGAGCTGGGCGGTTGTGAGTGTGCTTTATGGGGCATTAGCGGCGATCGCCCAAACCGACATGAAGAAAATGGTGGCTTACAGCTCCATTGCTCACATGGGTTACGTGCTGCTAGCGATGGCGGCGGCAACTCCTTTGAGCTTGATCGGCACTTTAATGCAAATGGTCAGCCACGGCTTAATTTCCGCCATGCTGTTCTTGCTGGTGGGTGTGGTTTACACCAAGGCAGGTTCGCGTGACCTGAACGTCGTCCGAGGTTTATTGAATCCAGAACGCGGCTTACCCCTAATCGGCACTTTGATGATTGTGGGAGTGATGGCGAGCGCTGGCATTCCTGGCATGGTCGGGTTTATCTCTGAATTCATTGTTTTCCGGGCCAGCTTCGCGGTATTTCCGGTGCAGACGCTGCTCTGTATGGTGGGAACTGGCTTAACGGCGGTGTACTTTCTCTTGTTAATGAACCGAGCTTTCTTCGGGCGGCTCTCAGAAGCAGTGGAAAACTTACCCCCTGTCACATGGCGCGATCGCGCTCCTGCCATTTTTCTGGCAATCTTGATCGTGGTTTTAGGGATTCAACCTAAATGGTTGACGATTTGGGGCGAAGCGACGATTACAGCGATGGCACCTGTCTCCGAAACTGTGGTGGTCAAAGCGACACCTATCCCTGAAGTGGCTGATCCGACTGAAAAGCTGCTAAAAGAAGCTCTACTAACTAGTTCAGCGGCGATCGCTCTGGAGGCGAACTAAACCGATGGTCAGTACTATCCAGCAACCCTCTAATCATCCTTTGGCGGAGTATGTGCATCGGCTAGAAGCGGGAGAAGCACTCCTTGCCAATAGTCAGGTTAATGTTTTAGAAGTCGTAGGTATCCTCAAGAGCTATGGCATTGTGCTGGATGCCTACTCTAAAAACTTGATCTATATTGCTGACCATCAGTTTTTGGAACTCTTCCCGTTTTTCAAATATTTCAATGGGGAAGTGTCTTTAGGAAAGCTGCTACGCTTCTGGAATCACGATCGGATTAATTACGAGTATGCCGAGTACGTGATGAAGACCATGTTATGGCATGGTGGTGGCGATCTGGATACTTACCTAGATTCACCGGAATTTTTAGAGCGGGCACAGCGGGTAATGCAAGCCAAGACCAAAAATAATTGGTTGGTGAGCGGTTTGCAACGGGTGTTTCCAGACTTTTTGCCAGAACAGATTCGACAACTTGCCTATTACAAGGTGTTGGGACTGTTCTGGCGGGTAATGAGCGATATGTTCATTGACCTCTCGGATCGCTTCGATCGCAAGGAAGTTCAATCGATCGCAGAGGTGGTGCAACATGTGCAAGATGCTTTGGTTGCTGCTGCCAATCAACCTTTGGTTTACGCCGTCGAAGTGAAAGGTCAGGTGTATGACATTATTCCCGAATCGGCAGGGCTGACGTTCTTGATGGATGCAGCGGTTCCTTATGTAGATACCATTTTCTTCCGAGGCACCCCTTTTCTCGGCACGGTATCTTACAACGCTCAAGCCCAACAAATTCCAGTGTTTCAGGACCAGTTTATCTATGGAGCGCTGTATGCCGACCCACTACCGATTGGTGGGGCTGGCATCCCTCCGACGCTGCTAATGCAGGATATGCGGCACTTCCTGCCAGATTACTTGCATGACATCTATCGGCAGGGACTCCGGGGGGAAGATGATCTTCGGGTGAAAATTTGTGAGAGCTTCCAAAAGTCGATGTTCTGTGTGACGACGGCAGCGATTCGGGGCTTGATGCCTCACCCACTCGATACAGAAGACCCGAAGCAACGCCAAGCTAATCGAGCCTATCTAGAAAAGTGGATGGATCGCTTTATTCCCTCTCGCTTGGAGATCGTGAACGTTCCAGATCGGTATTAGCCAGAGGAGCGATGCATCAAGGATTTGATTGGTAACTTGAAGACCTCCCAAGCTGTGTAGCGCTGAGAAATGTCAATTCCCAAGGCTGTCTTGATGAGATATAGCCCATAAAGACAGATCAGAATCAGCAGCCCTTGTCGGAATCGTCTCATAGCGGTTTCAGGATGTCAGTTGCAACTGTATGCTAGCCAATCGCTTTGGATGATTTATGAACTTGGCATCACAAATTGATGTCGTCTGAGTCAGCCATCACATTCCCTCTATGAAATAAACCGCGATCGCTTTGAAGGGAAGTGGCGATCGCGGCTAGCGGGGAGAATCAGGCAATGGCTTTAACAACTTAAACAGTAACAGCCGCAGGCCGTGGAATTGAAGCACCTGCAAAGAACTGCGCTAGGTTTTCGGGTTCCATGAAATTGAGATAGCAGGTAGCAAGAGGTGCGGGGAGAAGTTCTAGCATCAGTTTATTCTCAATCCAGAACTCGATTACCTGGAAGGGACCGCGATCGCAACGGACCGTGTGCCATCCTTCTCTTGTGCCGACTTCAGCAATTTGCTCTTCGCTGGCAGGAACAGAAATCGCCGCATGTACCGCAGTGAAGGGAGAAGTAAAGGCATTTTGGCTAAAGGTAACGGGGCCGGAGAAGCCTCCTGGCATCAACTCGGTGCCTACGGGATACAGCTCGATCATGGTGCCATACGCATCACCCGCAATCACCATGTAACTGTCGGGGTTAGAGGGGAAAGGGGCAACTTTACCGTTGAGCAGCTCAGCTAGAACTTGAGCAACGTGGAGCGGATTTTCAACGGGGATAGAAATATGATGAATCATGGCAACGTCTTCCTCTGATCAATGGAGCAAGGGGGCAGTAGTTGTCAGATTGACTGACCCAACCCGATGATTGCAACATCTCGATCAGCGATCGCTTTTCCGCAAACCTACTGGTTGTTTGCCTAACTTTCACCCGATTGGATGACCCTCCGAGGAATGTGGAACGCGATCGCACAATTCTAGGAGTGAGATTGGGAATTGCTCTTAAGGTCTACTTTTAGGTAGAGACGATAGATAGCTCTAATGGCAGACCTCAGAAGTTGAACCCGGACATAGCATGGAGGCATCCCTTGATTATTAAGGAATGTAAACATGCAGACCAACAAAGCAACTGAACTACCTCCTGTAGCTCCCGCATATAACGGCATTGACCGCAACGCATTTCTTTTGGGTTGGAAGCCTCAAGCAGAATTGTGGAATGGACGTCTGGCGATGATCGGCTTTGCTGCTTATCTGCTTTGGGATTTAGCTGGATTCAGTGTTGTCCGTGACGTTCTTAACCTAGTCCACTAATCAACGCCCTCTTCATTAAGGGCAAAAACAAATTTAGGTTTCAGC of Trichocoleus sp. FACHB-46 contains these proteins:
- a CDS encoding ribulose bisphosphate carboxylase small subunit translates to MVVRSPAAPPTPWSKSLAQPQIHETAYVHSVSNITGDVHIGANVLVAAGTHIRANEGSPFYISSGTTIQDGVVIHGLDKGRVLGDDQNQYSVWIGSNASIMHKALIHGPAYVGDDCFIGFRSTVFNARIGKGCIVMMHALIQDVEIPPGRYVPSGAVVTSQHQADRLPDVEPSDIEFARHVVGINGALRSGYLSAEDIACTIPIRNKSTEPHTSGLDTPKVDQGSGNRNHQESTMQLSSEVLQQVRQLMAGGYRIGAEHVDQRRFRTNSWQSCTPIQANSESQAIAALQACLAEHQGEYVRLFGIDTKGKQRVSELIIQRPGDPQVTASSSATSRSSNNANHSTYQSSYTASASGSKLPADVQQQIRSLINQGYQIGTEHVDARRFRMNSWTSCSPIQSTHEGQVFADLEACLNEHQGEYVRLFGINPKGRQRVGEIIIQRPGEESGAQTHSTTRSVATSSASSSASSASSTVSGDLRDQVRQLLNQGCRIGTEYANERHYRTNSWKSGPSIQASSESQAIAALEAFLAEHTGEYVRLIGVDPQAKRRVVEQVIQRPGDSSRNSQPSGQASSHSSNGASSYSSSASNGHRSAATSSGSSSGLPAEVQQQVRQLLNQGCRIGTEYADERRYRTSSWKSGPSIQSNNESEVLASLRAIAGEHEGEYVRLIGVDPKAKRRVLELLIQQPTAVAQR
- a CDS encoding EutN/CcmL family microcompartment protein, yielding MLIAKVRGTVVSTQKDPSLQGSKFLLLQLIDENGNLLPEYEVAADCVGAGLDEWVLISRGSAARQPSSQEKRPIDALVVAIIDTVTVDNSRLYSKNEVYR
- a CDS encoding carbon dioxide-concentrating mechanism protein CcmK, whose translation is MAIAVGMIETLGFPAIVEAADAMVKAARVTLVGYEKIGSGRVTVIVRGDISEVQASIAAGIESVKRVNGGQVLSTHQIARPHENLEYVLPIRYTEAVEQFRESVNGPRSLPYTRP
- a CDS encoding carbon dioxide-concentrating mechanism protein CcmK is translated as MPIAVGMIETRGFPAVVEAADAMVKAARVTLVGYEKIGSGRVTVIVRGDVSEVQASVAAGVESVKRVNGGEVLSTHIIARPHENLEYVLPMSYTEAVEQFRT
- a CDS encoding NAD(P)H-quinone oxidoreductase subunit F, translating into MNQFLLQSSWWVPFYGLLGALITLPWSTGIVRRTGPRPAAYLNILMTVVALVHGTLLFRGTWNQAPQQYIVHWLSVADLDLSFALDISSVSVGAMELITILSFLSQLFALGYMEKDWALARFFALMGFFEAAMSGLALSDSLFLSYGLLELLTLSTYLLVGFWYAQPLVVTAARDAFLTKRVGDLLLLMGVVALSNMAGSLNFSDLYEWAETANLSPVTATLLGLSLIAGPAGKCAQFPLHLWLDEAMEGPNPASVLRNSLVVGCGAYILIKLQPILGLSPVVLATLVVLGAVTAIGAALVAIAQIDIKRALSHSTSAYLGLVFIAVGMQWSGFALLVLFTHGIAKALLFMSGGSVIITTNSQDLTEMGGLWSRMPATTIAFLVGIAGLVGLFPLGGFWALERGVDVFWTEHPWIVAILLIANALSAINLTRVFRLVFLGAAQPKSRRAPEVPWQMAVPMVSLTILTLLVPLMMQKLLLLPDWSYLNLGAVLLLVLSGAIGCGIGATIGLTRTLSRPILIPLRFVQDLLAYDFYVDRLYRVSVVLSVDVLSRLTSWFDRYVVDGFVNFVGIASIFSGETLKYSASGQSQFYALIVFLSITFLGLFMNRSLVNGIINFLMGSSA
- a CDS encoding NADH-quinone oxidoreductase subunit M translates to MLSGLIWIPVLGAILVAFWPQTLASHRYRTLALVFAIITLGLSVALASQFIQLEPGQQFQEALPWLDNLGLTYRLGVDGLSLPLVVMNCLLTGVAIYSTDGEIQRPRLYYGLLLLLSAAVTGAFLAQNLLLFFLFYEVELIPLYLLIAIWGGARRGYAATKFLIYTAISGVLVLASYFGLAWLSGSFNFDYETVIAHTLPLGQQVVLLSLLLIGFGIKVPLFPFHTWLPDAHVEASTPISVMLAGVLLKLGTYGLLRFGYGLFPDAWQVVAPWLASWAVVSVLYGALAAIAQTDMKKMVAYSSIAHMGYVLLAMAAATPLSLIGTLMQMVSHGLISAMLFLLVGVVYTKAGSRDLNVVRGLLNPERGLPLIGTLMIVGVMASAGIPGMVGFISEFIVFRASFAVFPVQTLLCMVGTGLTAVYFLLLMNRAFFGRLSEAVENLPPVTWRDRAPAIFLAILIVVLGIQPKWLTIWGEATITAMAPVSETVVVKATPIPEVADPTEKLLKEALLTSSAAIALEAN
- a CDS encoding CO2 hydration protein, whose protein sequence is MVSTIQQPSNHPLAEYVHRLEAGEALLANSQVNVLEVVGILKSYGIVLDAYSKNLIYIADHQFLELFPFFKYFNGEVSLGKLLRFWNHDRINYEYAEYVMKTMLWHGGGDLDTYLDSPEFLERAQRVMQAKTKNNWLVSGLQRVFPDFLPEQIRQLAYYKVLGLFWRVMSDMFIDLSDRFDRKEVQSIAEVVQHVQDALVAAANQPLVYAVEVKGQVYDIIPESAGLTFLMDAAVPYVDTIFFRGTPFLGTVSYNAQAQQIPVFQDQFIYGALYADPLPIGGAGIPPTLLMQDMRHFLPDYLHDIYRQGLRGEDDLRVKICESFQKSMFCVTTAAIRGLMPHPLDTEDPKQRQANRAYLEKWMDRFIPSRLEIVNVPDRY
- a CDS encoding chlorophyll a/b-binding protein; the encoded protein is MQTNKATELPPVAPAYNGIDRNAFLLGWKPQAELWNGRLAMIGFAAYLLWDLAGFSVVRDVLNLVH